A portion of the Falco naumanni isolate bFalNau1 chromosome 9, bFalNau1.pat, whole genome shotgun sequence genome contains these proteins:
- the SAMD8 gene encoding sphingomyelin synthase-related protein 1 encodes MMAGNNQLCIRRWTTKNVAKWLKEEGFCEYVDVLCNRHRLDGITLLTLTEYDLRSPPLEIKVLGDIKRLMLSIRKLQKQHIDVLEELGYNSDSHVGTTCPSVGSLQGTDWFCNGEVPRDYDGAITDLNGDQYQYANGKNKHTTRRLDPEYWKTVLSCVYVFIVFGFTSFVMVIVHERVPDMQTYPPLPDIFLDSVPRIPWAFAMTEVCGVILCYIWLLVLLLHKHRSILLRRLCSLMGTVFLLRCITMFVTSLSVPGQHLQCTGKLYGNVWAKLQRAFAIWSGFGMTLTGVHTCGDYMFSGHTVVLTMLNFFVTEYTPRSWNFLHTLSWVLNLFGIFFILAAHEHYSIDVFIAFYITTRLFLYYHTLANTRAYQQSRRARIWFPMFSFFECNVNGTVPNEYCWPFSKPTILKRLIG; translated from the exons ATGATGGCAGGCAATAACCAGCTCTGCATTCGACGTTGGACTACCAAGAACGTGGCCAAGTGGCTGAAGGAAGAAGGATTCTGTGAATATGTGGATGTTTTGTGCAATAGACACAGGCTAGATGGAATTACACTGCTGACACTTACAGAGTATGATTTACGATCCCCTCCTTTGGAAATCAAAGTCCTGGGGGATATCAAAAGGCTAATGTTGTCCATACGCAAACTGCAGAAGCAACATATTGATGTCCTGGAAGAGCTTGGTTACAACAGCGATAGTCATGTTGGCACAACGTGCCCAAGTGTTGGTTCACTACAGGGCACAGATTGGTTTTGTAACGGCGAAGTACCTCGGGACTATGACGGAGCAATTACTGACTTGAATGGTGATCAGTATCAatatgcaaatggaaaaaacaaacacactaCACGAAGACTGGACCCAGAGTATTGGAAGACGGTTTTAAGTTGTGTGTATGTCTTCATAGTGTTTGGCTTTACATCATTTGTCATGGTTATAGTGCATGAGCGAGTACCTGACATGCAAACATATCCACCTCTACCAGACATATTTCTAGATAG cgtCCCTAGGATACCATGGGCTTTTGCTATGACTGAAGTATGTGGTGTCATTCTTTGCTATATTTGGCTGTTGGTTCTTCTGCTTCACAAACACAG ATCTATACTTCTGCGAAGGCTGTGCAGCCTCATGGGGACAGTATTCTTACTACGCTGCATTACAATGTTTGTTACCTCACTCTCTGTGCCAGGCCAGCACTTGCAATGTACTGGAAAG TTGTATGGCAATGTTTGGGCAAAACTCCAGCGGGCATTTGCAATATGGAGTGGCTTTGGAATGACTCTGACTGGAGTACATACGTGTGGAGATTATATGTTCAGTGGCCACACTGTCGTCCTGACCATGCTCAACTTCTTTGTCACAGAAT ATACACCAAGGAGCTGGAACTTCTTGCACACCTTGTCCTGGGTCCTGAATCTCTTTGGAATCTTCTTCATTTTGGCTGCACATGAACATTATTCTATAGACGTCTTCATTGCCTTTTACATCACTACAAGACTCTTCTTGTATTACCATACGTTGGCTAATACTAGAGCATATCAACAGAGTAGGAGAGCAAGGATCTGGtttccaatgttttctttttttgagtgCAATGTTAATGGAACTGTTCCCAACGAGTATTGCTGGCCCTTTTCAAAACCTACCATACTGAAAAGATTGATTGGCTGA